From one Flavobacterium sp. N502536 genomic stretch:
- a CDS encoding 3-oxoacyl-ACP synthase III family protein, with protein MYHSKIAGLGYYVPSNVVTNDDLSKIIDTNDEWIQERTGIQERRHIIRGEDTTTTMGVKAAKIAIERSGVAKEDIDFVVFATLSPDYYFPGPGVLVQRDLGLRTVGALDVRNQCSGFVYALSVADQYIKTGMYKNILVIGSEVHSTGLDMTTRGRGVSVIFGDGAGAAVLSREEDLTKGILSTHLHSEGQHAEELALQAPGMGARWVTDIIADNDPNDESYYPYMNGQFVFKNAVVRFAEVINEGLEANGLQVSDIDMLIPHQANLRISQFIQNKFKLSDDQVHNNIQKYGNTTAASIPIALTEAWEQGKIKSGDTVVLAAFGSGFTWASAIIKW; from the coding sequence ATGTATCATTCAAAAATAGCGGGCTTAGGATATTATGTCCCTTCAAATGTTGTGACCAACGATGATTTGTCTAAGATAATTGATACCAATGATGAATGGATTCAGGAACGAACAGGAATTCAGGAGCGTAGACATATTATTCGTGGAGAAGACACCACAACTACAATGGGAGTAAAAGCAGCTAAAATTGCTATAGAACGTTCTGGCGTAGCCAAAGAAGATATTGATTTTGTAGTATTTGCTACCTTAAGTCCGGATTACTATTTTCCAGGGCCGGGAGTTTTGGTACAACGTGATTTAGGATTGCGTACGGTAGGAGCACTGGATGTTAGAAATCAATGTTCAGGTTTTGTCTATGCATTGTCGGTTGCCGATCAATATATCAAAACCGGAATGTATAAAAATATTTTGGTGATCGGTTCAGAAGTACATTCAACAGGACTGGATATGACAACCCGTGGTCGTGGCGTTTCGGTAATTTTTGGAGATGGAGCAGGAGCAGCGGTTTTGAGCCGTGAAGAAGATTTGACAAAAGGAATTTTATCGACACATTTGCATTCAGAAGGACAGCATGCTGAAGAATTGGCTTTGCAGGCACCAGGAATGGGAGCGCGTTGGGTGACTGATATTATTGCAGATAATGACCCGAACGACGAGAGTTATTACCCGTACATGAACGGACAATTTGTATTTAAAAATGCAGTAGTTCGTTTTGCTGAGGTCATCAACGAAGGATTAGAAGCAAATGGTTTGCAGGTTTCTGATATTGATATGTTGATTCCGCATCAGGCGAATTTAAGAATTTCGCAATTCATTCAGAACAAATTCAAATTGAGTGACGATCAGGTGCACAATAACATTCAGAAGTACGGAAATACTACTGCTGCCTCTATTCCGATTGCTTTGACAGAAGCGTGGGAACAAGGGAAAATTAAATCAGGAGATACAGTGGTTCTGGCTGCTTTTGGTAGTGGTTTTACCTGGGCAAGCGCAATTATTAAATGGTAA
- a CDS encoding alpha/beta hydrolase family protein, whose translation MKLKVTLLLFLNIGFFAFAQENLTYQKPSKSILDLADYEKAPTVSMDTKKENMLLMYRSTYKTLDDLNQEELRLGGLRINPVTNISSSVTYTTNLKLKKISGKEGEVQVTGLPENAKISNILWSPNDKKILFSHTTNTGVELWFLDVATAKATKLTEATVNANLGNPFSWFLDNETILVKMLPKNRKPLLDAKKDLPTGPIISNTAGTKSQNRTYPDMLKNQNDEINFENIITSELYKVNLNGTATLFKEAAMYSGERISPDGNYIMLTTIQKPFSYVVPLFRFPSRTIVYDARGKEIKLVNDVPLNEIIPKGFMAVRKGKREMTWRNDKPATLSYVVALDEGDPANKVDFRDEVFLWDAPFTNEGTSLVKVPQRYAEITWGNDNVAFLTDQWYDTRNTKTYFINPSNPAQQPKVITDRNQQDVYSDPGVFETRKNEYNKYVLAIEKDNAYRIGEGYTKEGQFPFIDEFNLKTLQSKRIYTSTYKDKKEDILEIEDFKSGKVLVQIQSKSEYPNYYFRNIKKQNSLTPITSFKNPFESIKNVSKEVIKYKRKDGVELSGTLYLPAGYDKAKKEKLPLLIWAYPAEYKDKNSAGQSTQNSNEFTTPYYGSFVYWVTKGYVVLDDAAFPIIGEGTTEPNDNFISQLVDNAAAAIDAVDALGYINRKKVAVGGHSYGAFMTANLLTHSNLFACGIARSGAYNRTLTPFGFQTEQRNYWEVPQVYTAMSPFMNADKMKTPLLLVHGEADNNPGTFTLQTERYYQALKGLGATARMVILPKEAHSYVAKENILHLLWEQDQFLEKYLKN comes from the coding sequence ATGAAATTAAAGGTCACATTACTCTTGTTTCTTAACATTGGCTTTTTTGCCTTTGCACAGGAAAATCTCACCTACCAAAAACCATCAAAATCTATTTTAGATTTAGCCGATTACGAAAAAGCTCCTACGGTATCTATGGATACTAAAAAAGAAAATATGTTGCTGATGTACAGAAGTACATACAAAACACTAGACGATTTAAATCAGGAAGAACTTCGATTAGGAGGTTTAAGAATTAATCCGGTAACAAACATTTCGAGCTCTGTAACGTATACCACCAATCTTAAATTAAAAAAAATTAGCGGTAAAGAAGGAGAAGTTCAGGTTACAGGATTACCTGAAAATGCAAAAATAAGCAATATCCTTTGGTCTCCGAATGACAAGAAAATATTGTTTTCGCACACCACAAATACTGGTGTTGAGCTTTGGTTTTTGGATGTTGCAACTGCAAAAGCAACCAAACTTACCGAAGCAACGGTTAATGCCAATTTAGGAAACCCGTTTAGCTGGTTTTTAGACAATGAAACTATTTTGGTAAAAATGCTTCCGAAAAACAGAAAACCATTACTGGATGCTAAAAAAGATCTTCCAACAGGTCCGATTATCTCTAACACTGCGGGAACAAAATCTCAAAACAGAACCTACCCGGATATGTTGAAAAATCAAAATGACGAAATTAATTTTGAGAACATTATCACTTCTGAACTGTACAAAGTTAACCTTAACGGAACTGCTACTTTGTTTAAAGAAGCAGCCATGTATTCGGGAGAAAGAATTTCACCAGACGGTAATTATATCATGTTAACAACGATTCAAAAACCGTTTTCATATGTAGTGCCTTTATTCAGATTTCCATCCCGAACTATTGTTTATGATGCAAGAGGAAAAGAGATCAAATTGGTTAATGATGTTCCGTTAAACGAAATAATCCCTAAAGGTTTTATGGCTGTTCGAAAAGGGAAAAGAGAAATGACCTGGAGAAATGACAAACCGGCAACCTTATCTTATGTGGTAGCTTTAGACGAAGGAGATCCTGCAAACAAAGTTGATTTTAGAGACGAAGTTTTTCTTTGGGACGCTCCATTTACAAATGAGGGAACATCTTTAGTAAAAGTACCTCAACGTTATGCCGAAATTACATGGGGGAACGACAACGTTGCTTTTTTAACGGATCAATGGTACGATACCCGTAATACAAAAACGTATTTCATCAATCCATCTAATCCTGCACAGCAGCCAAAAGTAATTACAGACAGAAACCAACAGGATGTTTACTCAGATCCGGGCGTTTTCGAAACCAGAAAAAACGAATACAATAAGTACGTTTTAGCCATCGAAAAAGACAATGCTTACCGTATTGGAGAGGGATACACTAAAGAAGGACAATTTCCATTTATAGATGAATTCAATCTTAAAACATTACAATCAAAACGTATTTACACTTCAACTTACAAAGACAAAAAAGAAGATATACTAGAAATTGAAGATTTTAAATCTGGGAAAGTTTTAGTACAAATTCAGTCTAAAAGTGAGTATCCTAATTATTACTTCAGAAATATTAAAAAACAAAACAGCTTAACACCGATTACTTCTTTTAAAAATCCGTTTGAAAGCATTAAAAATGTGAGCAAAGAGGTGATCAAATACAAGCGTAAAGATGGTGTTGAACTTTCGGGAACTTTATACTTACCTGCCGGTTATGATAAAGCAAAAAAAGAGAAACTCCCTTTATTAATCTGGGCTTACCCGGCTGAGTACAAAGACAAAAACAGCGCAGGACAATCAACTCAAAATTCAAACGAATTTACCACTCCTTATTACGGTTCATTTGTGTATTGGGTAACCAAAGGATATGTAGTTTTAGACGACGCTGCTTTCCCAATTATTGGAGAAGGTACTACAGAACCAAATGATAATTTCATTTCTCAATTGGTAGACAATGCTGCTGCTGCGATTGATGCCGTTGATGCTTTAGGCTACATCAACCGTAAAAAAGTAGCTGTTGGAGGACATTCTTATGGCGCTTTTATGACAGCTAATTTACTAACGCATTCCAACCTTTTTGCTTGTGGAATTGCCCGAAGTGGTGCTTACAACAGAACACTGACTCCATTTGGATTCCAGACAGAACAACGTAACTACTGGGAAGTTCCGCAAGTTTACACGGCAATGTCTCCTTTTATGAATGCAGACAAAATGAAAACACCTCTTTTGTTAGTTCATGGTGAAGCCGATAATAATCCGGGAACTTTTACTTTACAAACAGAGCGTTATT